In one Nomascus leucogenys isolate Asia chromosome 13, Asia_NLE_v1, whole genome shotgun sequence genomic region, the following are encoded:
- the FSCN3 gene encoding fascin-3 — MDEMEWTHRHPKAEDLRVGLISWAGTYLTFEACKNTVTATAKSLGRRQTWEILVSNEHETQAVVRLKSMQGLYLLCECDGTMCYGRPRTSHHGCFLLSFHRNSKWTLQCLISGRYLESNGKDVFCTSRVLSAYHMWTPRPALHVHVILYSPIHHRYARADPTMGRIWVDAAVPCLEECGFLLHFRDGCYHLETSTHHFLSRVDRLFSQPSSQTAFHMQVRPGGLVALCDGEGGMLYPQGTHLLLGLGCNPLRGEEWFILQHCPTWVSLRSKTRRFISVIYDGEVRAASERLTPMSLFQFECDSESPTVQLRSANGYYLAQRRHRAVMADGHPLESDTFFRMHWNCGRIVLQSCRGRFLGIAPNSLLMANAILPGPNEEFGILFANRSFLVLRGRYGYVGSSSGHDLIQCNQDQPDRIHLLPCQQGIYHFQARGGYFWSITSFGTFRPWGKFALNFCIELQGSNLLTVLAPNGFYMRADQSGTLLADSEDITKECIWEF; from the exons ATGGATGAGATGGAGTGGACACACAGACATCCCAAGGCTGAGGACCTAAGGGTTGGGCTCATCAGCTGGGCAGGAACCTACCTCACCTTTGAGGCATGCAAGAATACAGTCACTGCAACTGCGAAGAGTTTGGGCAGGAGACAG ACCTGGGAGATCCTGGTGAGCAATGAGCATGAGACACAGGCCGTGGTGCGACTGAAGAGCATGCAGGGCCTCTATCTGCTGTGTGAGTGTGATGGCACCATGTGTTATGGCCGCCCAAGGACCAGCCACCACGGGTGCTTTCTACTGAGTTTCCACCGGAACAGCAAGTGGACCCTCCAGTGCCTAATCTCTGGTCGTTATTTGGAGTCCAATGGCAAGGACGTGTTTTGCACTTCCCGGGTCCTCTCAGCTTACCACATGTGGACCCCCCGACCAGCCCTCCATGTCCACGTGATCCTCTACAGCCCCATCCACCACCGCTATGCCCGGGCTGACCCCACTATGGGCCGCATCTGGGTGGACGCAGCAGTTCCCTGCCTGGAGGAGTGTGGCTTCCTGTTGCATTTCCGAGATGGATGCTACCACCTGGAGACCTCTACACACCACTTCTTGTCCCGTGTAGACCGGCTGTTCTCCCAACCCTCATCACAGACAGCTTTTCACATGCAAGTGCGGCCTGGAGGGCTTGTGGCACTGTGTGATGGAGAAGGAGGCATGTTATATCCACAGGGCACGCATCTGCTCTTGGGCCTGGGCTGCAACCCCCTGAGGGGTGAGGAGTGGTTCATCTTACAGCACTGCCCAACCTGGGTCAGCCTCAGGTCAAAGACTCGGCGGTTCATCTCAGTCATCTACG ATGGTGAGGTGCGTGCTGCTTCTGAGCGCTTAACCCCAATGTCCTTGTTCCAGTTTGAATGTGACAGTGAGAGCCCCACTGTGCAGCTTCGTTCAGCCAATGGCTACTACCTAGCCCAG AGGCGCCACAGGGCCGTAATGGCTGATGGGCACCCCCTGGAGTCTGACACGTTCTTCCGAATGCACTGGAACTGTGGCAGGATCGTCCTGCAGTCCTGCAGGGGGCGCTTCCTGGGCATTGCACCCAACAGCCTGCTGATGGCCAATGCCATCCTTCCAG GCCCAAATGAGGAATTTGGGATTTTATTTGCCAATCGCTCCTTCCTTGTATTGCGAGGTCGTTATGGCTATGTGGGCTCCTCGTCGGGCCATGACCTCATACAGTGCAACCAGGATCAGCCCGACCGCATTCATCTACTACCCTGCCAACAGGGTATCTACCACTTCCAGG CACGGGGGGGATACTTCTGGTCAATAACATCCTTTGGCACCTTTCGCCCTTGGGGCAAGTTTGCCCTCAACTTCTGTATCGAGCTTCAGGGGAGCAACTTACTCACTGTACTGGCCCCCAATGGCTTCTACATGCGAGCCGACCAAAGCGGCACCCTGTTGGCAGACAGCGAAGACATTACCAAAGAGTGTATCTGGGAATTTTAG
- the PAX4 gene encoding paired box protein Pax-4 isoform X1 — protein MHQDGISSMNQLGGLFVNGRPLPLDTRQQIVRLAVSGMRPCDISRSLKVSNGCVSKILGRYYRTGVLEPKGIGGSKPRLATPPVVARIAQLKGECPALFAWEIQRQLCAEGLCTQDKTPSVSSINRVLRALQEDQGLLWTQLRSPAVLAPALLTPHSGSETPRGPHPGTGHRNRTIFSPSQAEALEKEFHRGQYPDSVARGKLAAATSLPEDTVRVWFSNRRAKWRRQEKLKWEMQLPGASQGLTVPRVAPGIISAQQSPGSVPTAALPALEPLGPSCYQLCWATAPERCLSDTPPKACLKPCWDCGSFLLPVIAPSCVDLAWPCLDASPAHHLIGGAGKATPTHFSHWP, from the exons ATGCATCAGGACG GGATCAGCAGCATGAACCAGCTGGGAGGACTCTTTGTGAACGGCCGGCCCCTGCCTCTGGATACCCGGCAGCAGATTGTGCGGCTAGCAGTCAGTGGAATGCGGCCCTGTGACATCTCACGGAGCCTTAAG GTATCTAACGGCTGTGTGAGCAAGATCCTAGGGCGTTACTACCGCACAGGTGTCTTGGAGCCCAAGGGCATTGGGGGAAGCAAGCCACGGCTGGCTACACCCCCTGTGGTTGCTCGAATTGCCCAGCTGAAGGGTGAGTGTCCAGCCCTCTTTGCCTGGGAAATCCAACGCCAGCTTTGTGCTGAAGGGCTTTGCACCCAGGACAAGACTCCCAGT GTCTCCTCCATCAACCGAGTCCTGCGGGCATTACAGGAGGACCAGGGACTACTGTGGACACAGCTCAGGTCACCAG CTGTTTTGGCTCCAGCTCTCCTCACTCCCCATAGTGGTTCTGAGACTCCCCGGGGTCCCCACCCAGGGACCGGCCACCGGAATCGGACTATCTTCTCCCCAAGCCAAGCAGAGGCACTGGAGAAAG AGTTCCATCGTGGGCAGTATCCTGATTCAGTGGCCCGTGGAAAGCTGGCTGCTGCCACCTCTCTGCCTGAGGACACGGTGAGG GTCTGGTTTTCCAACAGAAGAGCCAAATGGCGTCGGCAAGAGAAGCTCAAGTGGGAAATGCAGCTGCCAG GTGCTTCCCAGGGGCTGACTGTACCAAGGGTTGCCCCAGGAATCATCTCTGCACAG cAGTCCCCTGGCAGTGTGCCCACagcagccctgcctgccctggaaccactgggtccctcctgcTATCAGCTGTGCTGGGCAACAGCACCAGAAAGGTGTCTGAGTGACACCCCACCTAAAGCCTGTCTCAAGCCCTGCTGGG ACTGtggctccttcctccttcctgtgaTTGCTCCCTCCTGTGTGGACCTTGCCTGGCCCTGCCTCGACGCCTCTCCGGCACATCACCTGATTGGAGGGGCTGGTAAAGCAACACCCACCCACTTCTCACACTGGCCTTAA
- the PAX4 gene encoding paired box protein Pax-4 isoform X2 — protein MAWSSKSWLCLIASSCPRDTLLPSAHHASPVPASHLNQVSNGCVSKILGRYYRTGVLEPKGIGGSKPRLATPPVVARIAQLKGECPALFAWEIQRQLCAEGLCTQDKTPSVSSINRVLRALQEDQGLLWTQLRSPAVLAPALLTPHSGSETPRGPHPGTGHRNRTIFSPSQAEALEKEFHRGQYPDSVARGKLAAATSLPEDTVRVWFSNRRAKWRRQEKLKWEMQLPGASQGLTVPRVAPGIISAQQSPGSVPTAALPALEPLGPSCYQLCWATAPERCLSDTPPKACLKPCWGHLPPQPNSLDSGLLCLPCPSSHCPLASLSGSQALLWPGCPLLYGLESGRSGKEMA, from the exons ATGGCCTGGTCCAGTAAGTCTTGGCTTTGTCTTATAGCCTCCTCCTGTCCCAGGGACACTCTCCTTCCTTCTGCCCATCATGCCTCACCTGTCCCTGCTTCTCACCTGAATCAGGTATCTAACGGCTGTGTGAGCAAGATCCTAGGGCGTTACTACCGCACAGGTGTCTTGGAGCCCAAGGGCATTGGGGGAAGCAAGCCACGGCTGGCTACACCCCCTGTGGTTGCTCGAATTGCCCAGCTGAAGGGTGAGTGTCCAGCCCTCTTTGCCTGGGAAATCCAACGCCAGCTTTGTGCTGAAGGGCTTTGCACCCAGGACAAGACTCCCAGT GTCTCCTCCATCAACCGAGTCCTGCGGGCATTACAGGAGGACCAGGGACTACTGTGGACACAGCTCAGGTCACCAG CTGTTTTGGCTCCAGCTCTCCTCACTCCCCATAGTGGTTCTGAGACTCCCCGGGGTCCCCACCCAGGGACCGGCCACCGGAATCGGACTATCTTCTCCCCAAGCCAAGCAGAGGCACTGGAGAAAG AGTTCCATCGTGGGCAGTATCCTGATTCAGTGGCCCGTGGAAAGCTGGCTGCTGCCACCTCTCTGCCTGAGGACACGGTGAGG GTCTGGTTTTCCAACAGAAGAGCCAAATGGCGTCGGCAAGAGAAGCTCAAGTGGGAAATGCAGCTGCCAG GTGCTTCCCAGGGGCTGACTGTACCAAGGGTTGCCCCAGGAATCATCTCTGCACAG cAGTCCCCTGGCAGTGTGCCCACagcagccctgcctgccctggaaccactgggtccctcctgcTATCAGCTGTGCTGGGCAACAGCACCAGAAAGGTGTCTGAGTGACACCCCACCTAAAGCCTGTCTCAAGCCCTGCTGGG GCCACTTGCCCCCACAGCCAAATTCCCTGGACTCAGGACTGCTTTGCCTTCCTTGCCCTTCCTCCCACTGTCCCCTGGCCAGTCTTAGTGGCTCTCAGGCCCTGCTCTGGCCTGGCTGCCCACTACTGTATGGCTTGGAATCAGGCAGGAGTGGGAAGGAGATGGCATAG